The Zerene cesonia ecotype Mississippi chromosome 14, Zerene_cesonia_1.1, whole genome shotgun sequence genome window below encodes:
- the LOC119831986 gene encoding MATH and LRR domain-containing protein PFE0570w-like: MSDSEDDILPNNVITFQNENTTISAQGPGINKSNMTGFSFRSNVLTSTLNMGGNTHRHRFGNPQYDQRSMYHGRETSPMSMRSDFGPRNFQNSYYSRAMSSQRSLINGRSGSPLSVRSIDTTASVSAMDIANAFKYMKFNNHELRIIKDAYQKLMRNKVRKRIEKRRNLKIFLRGIRRKSGYDSGEQGSDSSLSSDDCRSVKTTISYQNAFPRKQLNKIDESLLRRSIKETDIYNDCTDIIKQNTLRNVIPVPPKSLNKQSSHIDNSKDIPKESDNLNGTMTLKDRFTKGFLLPSQRFNKSKLNVPIDKSKNDSIVSKTTEQIANKQIQNINTQSHSDEDHIFPEKAIRGNGNLNLDLQRKRLLDEEDSISERKRSKIDKDFVQCGKRNEESHSDFDDNDFMFKKPSMPVRKSNKTQKHNDNEVVISKSSQSLTQNFNHLSDNHPQNLQDLDTENNNQTVISQNGSDISMKPSFIKRKLFTQKLDLLENKNLNNDNLAAPSPQTKSNVCKEKNKTRKLVTSQSCLSRDVVDDENNVLDLIHKIIPAEQMNLTTASNKRTNKSNKVPDDNWDVASIVSQCNSADGSDTYTDEEIFNLHNTVKKKGDNEKKEKIKATKTGTKECKVVLQNVMKSNAFSKDSIKSSVSSSINITTINKGAVSNSVKSFWDTDLESDIEGHSAPAWKQKTTVNQVKEPLKDTPNVTILQPEKKKAKVSMLTVRGLKNKINNKTTQSEVKKPSTSPQKTEVCKELDTVKTKAASNKKPQKQTKKAATNPNESVLNTRSTRNSKKILDCSCCDNTSNDSHTQTNKTKQANTSKTTKIVKAKGNNKTTPKETKYAPKTTVKTRKCKDLQSILNNTQESDSSINISSRSLRSMKRLENSKENIEPKRKTRSWCKNTSVCL; this comes from the exons ATGTCCGACAGCGAAGATGATATATTACCAAACaatgttattacatttcaGAATGAAAACACA acAATTAGCGCGCAAGGGCctggtataaataaaagtaatatgacGGGATTCAGTTTTCGAAGTAACGTATTAACTTCGACGTTAAATATGGGCGGGAATACTCACCGCCACCGTTTTGGTAATCCACAATATGATCAACGAAGTATGTATCATGGAAGAGAAACTTCACCAATGTCAATGAGAAGTGATTTTGGACCTCGTAATTTTCAGAACTCTTACTATTCAAGGGCTATGAGCTCACAAAGATCTCTTATTAATGGCAGAAGTGGATCGCCTCTTTCTGTCAGAAGTATAGATACAACTGCTAGTGTAAGTGCTATGGATATTgcaaatgcttttaaatacatgaaatttaataatcatgaattaagaattataaaagatGCTTACCAAAAATTAATGAGAAACAAAGTAAGgaaaagaattgaaaaacgaagaaatttaaagatttttctgAGAGGTATAAGAAGAAAATCTGGATATGATTCTGGAGAACAGGGAAGTGATTCATCACTTAGCAGTGATGATTGTAGATCTGTTAAAACTACTATATCTTACCAAAATGCATTTccaagaaaacaattaaataaaattgatgagTCTTTGCTACGGAGATCAATAAAAGAAACTGACATATATAATGATTGtacagatattataaaacaaaacacattgAGGAATGTCATTCCTGTTCCTccaaaatctttaaataagcAGTCAAGTCACATAGACAATTCTAAAGATATCCCAAAAGAGTCCGATAATCTAAATGGAACTATGACACTCAAAGATAGATTTACAAAAGGATTTCTTTTACCTTCTCAgagatttaataaatcaaaactaaATGTTCCAATAGATAAATCAAAGAATGATAGTATTGTGTCAAAAACAACAGAACAAATTgctaacaaacaaatacaaaatataaatacacaatctCATAGTGATGAGGACCACATTTTTCCTGAAAAAGCTATCAGAGGGaatggaaatttaaatttagatctGCAAAGGAAAAGATTACTTGATGAGGAAGACAGTATTTCTGAGAGAAAAAGGAGCAAAATAGATAAGGATTTTGTACAATGTGGAAAAAGAAATGAAGAAAGTCAttctgattttgatgataatgaCTTTATGTTTAAGAAACCATCTATGCCTGTCCGTAAATCAAACAAGACCCAAAAGCATAATGATAATGAAGTagtaatttctaaatcatCACAATCACTTACTCAGAACTTTAATCATCTTTCTGATAACCATCCACAAAATTTACAAGATTTAGATACAGAAAATAACAACCAAACCGTAATTTCTCAAAATGGCAGTGATATTTCAATGAAACCCAGTTTTATAAAACGGAAACtattcacacaaaaattaGATCtccttgaaaataaaaatctcaacAATGATAATTTAGCTGCACCGAGTCctcaaacaaaatcaaatgtaTGTAAAGAGAAGAATAAGACCAGGAAATTAGTAACATCCCAGTCATGTCTGAGTAGAGATGTGGTTGATGATGAGAACAATGTTTTGGATCTGATACACAAAATTATACCGGCGGAACAAATGAATTTGACTACGGCAAGTAATAAGAGGACAAACAAAAGTAACAAAGTACCTGATGATAATTGGGATGTGGCTTCCATAGTGTCCCAATGTAACAGTGCTGATGGTAGTGATACCTATACAgatgaagaaatatttaatctgcATAATACAGTGAAGAAAAAAGGTGATAAtgagaaaaaagaaaagattaaAGCTACTAAAACTGGAACCAAAGAATGCAAGGTTGTTCTGCAAAATGTCATGAAATCTAATGCATTTAGTAAAGATAGTATAAAATCATCCGTCTCATcatctattaatataacaa ctATAAATAAAGGGGCAGTGTCAAATTCAGTTAAATCATTTTGGGATACTGATTTGGAGAGTGATATAGAAGGTCACAGTGCACCAGCCTGGAAACAAAAAACTACTGTGAATCAAG tgAAAGAACCATTGAAGGATACACCTAATGTAACTATCTTGCAACCCGAAAAGAAAAAAGCTAAGGTTAGCATGTTAACAGTGAGAggattaaagaataaaataaacaataaaacaactcAAAGTGAGGTAAAAAAGCCTTCAACTAGCCCACAAAAAACTGAGGTATGTAAAGAACTGGATACTGTCAAAACTAAGGCTGCGTCAAACAAAAAGCcacagaaacaaacaaaaaaagctGCCACAAATCCCAATGAGAGTGTTCTTAACACAAGATCTACACGTAACTCTAAGAAGATTCTAGATTGTTCTTGTTGTGATAACACATCAAATGACAGTCATacccaaacaaataaaacgaaacaagCAAATACATCTAAAACAACAAAGATTGTCAAAGCAAAAGGAAACAACAAAACCACTCCAAAGGAAACTAAATATGCGCCAAAAACAACTGTGAAAACAAGAAAATGCAAAGACTTGCAATCAatcttaaataatacacaGGAATCAGACAGTAGTATCAACATTTCAAGCAGAAGTTTAAGATCAATGAAAAGGCTAGAAAACtcgaaagaaaatattgaaccAAAAAGAAAAACGAGAAGTTGGTGTAAAAACACATCTGTgtgtttatag
- the LOC119831665 gene encoding probable RNA-binding protein CG14230 yields MVLTTRLFVGNLPENANENDLRSAFSSYGDITTVDIKCKADEENKKKFAFITLSASENYIESCIKYFSNEDFLGNRLYVTKARESFLERLQREREQAQAIKKPATVPAQNDFNVNDHGFDQSRKNKRKFISDDDLHNDINLQSNKITKSDTYEKNLKQTLQINNVNNITDKPGDKKQESEKKRLESMKRKRQEFKEKKLIIKTGLTGIDKISNKKILFTDAGEENVSENGPSKRNNGLQNRNNLFDDEDSDDGINFNIKEQFEGKKGQKVLDLQSRYKSDKRFVLDQRFAEDSDEGNEEELGVKNVEEDETVELEQADEKSKQVKILQDVLGVAIRSKHQESSSKTKAKLGMLRFDPLQPDHAKFLAPVEPKEEVSKKSKKKKSKDKEEIPEPQPVVEVEKIEVSKEQFYEVSDVLKEAIAQPTSFSLRSLFSKSNSTEEETPNDTDQSKYLVKVKDKKVKHPLDPGEKNPFVYDSSESEDEGESLNKDTVIPEKVEQKAVWRENLFLSLNLDNRLQEGLEFFNQPLEGEIPKERRQLKSVMKKRLYNKERKNKMFQKKIGGRKKTMKKNYNKKN; encoded by the exons atgGTTTTAACGACGCGTTTGTTTGTGGGTAATCTTCCTGAAAATGCCAATGAAAATGATTTACGAAGTGCGTTTTCTTCATATGGAGATATAACTACTGTTGATATCAAGTGTAAGGCcgatgaagaaaataaaaagaaatttgcTTTCATTACTCTTTCGGCAtctgaaaattatattgagtCAT GCATTAAGTATTTTTCTAATGAAGATTTTCTTGGTAATAGACTGTATGTGACAAAAGCTCGTGAAAGTTTTTTAGAAAGGTTACAAAGGGAAAGAGAACAAGCACAAGCAATCAAAAAGCCAGCCACAGtg ccTGCTCAAAATGATTTTAACGTAAATGACCATGGCTTTGATCAAAGCAGaaaaaataagagaaaatttataagtgaTGATGATTTgcataatgatataaatttgcaaagtaataaaataacaaaatctgatacatatgaaaaaaatcttaagcAGACActacagataaataatgtcaataatataacagaTAAACCTGGAGATAAAAAGCAGGAGTCTGAAAAGAAAAGGTTAGAATctatgaaaagaaaaagacAAGAATTTAAGGAAAAGAAATTGATCATAAAAACTGGTCTTACTGGAATT gataaaatatcaaacaagaAGATATTATTTACTGATGCCGGAGAAGAAAATGTTTCTGAAAATGGACCATCTAAGAGAAATAATGGACTCCAGAACAGAAATAACTTGTTTGATGATGAGGATAGTGATGATggtataaatttcaatataaaagaacaatttgaaggcaaaAAAGGACAAAAG GTCCTTGATTTACAATCTAGATATAAATCTGACAAACGATTTGTATTAGATCAAAGGTTTGCAGAAGATTCAGATGAAGGAAATGAGGAAGAATTGGGTGTGAAAAACGTTGAAGAGGATGAAACTGTTGAGCTAGAACAGGCAGATGAAAAGAGTaaacaagtaaaaatattgcaagATGTTTTGGGTGTTGCTATTAGATCTAAACATCAAGAATCATCCAGCAAAACAAA GGCAAAGCTTGGGATGTTAAGATTTGATCCTTTACAACCTGATCATGCAAAATTCTTAGCACCAGTGGAACCAAAAGAAGAAGTTTCAAAGaaatcaaaaaagaaaaaatccaAGGACAAGGAAGAAATTCCAGAACCTCAACCAGTGGTGGAAGTGGAAAAGATTGAAGTGTCAAAAGAACAATTTTACGAAGTCAGTGATGTTTTAAAGGAAGCTATTGCACAACCAACTTCATTTAGTTTACGTAGCTTGTTCTCTAAAAGTAATTCTACTGAAGAAG aAACACCGAATGATACAGATCAAAGCAAATATTTAGTGAaagttaaagataaaaaagtaaaacatcCTTTGGATCCTGGTGAAAAAAATCCCTTTGTGTATGATTCTTCTGAATCTGAAGATGAAGGTGAATCACTCAATAAAGATACAGTTATACCAGAGAAAGTTGAACAAAAGGCAGTTTGGAgggaaaatttgtttttgtccCTGAATTTAGATAATAGGTTGCAAG AGGGCTTAGAGTTCTTTAATCAGCCTTTAGAAGGCGAAATCCCGAAAGAAAGGCGACAATTGAAATCCGTTATGAAAAAGCGACTATACAATAAAGAGCGTAAGAACAAAATGTTCCAGAAAAAGATTGGTGGACGAAAGAAGACTAtgaaaaagaattataataagaaaaattga
- the LOC119831667 gene encoding 28S ribosomal protein S9, mitochondrial, which yields MSNVIKLTIKQVIPVTKCSYPILSNSLYKHIRNYSSKVTTNADDIFNKFTDWERLSRKKAISKAMKAYLERAKEHDEFMKKQHVEYNIGKRHLANMMGEDPETFTQKDVDRAIEYLFPSGIYDPAARPLMKPPDEVFPARKAAEFDEAGRPHHFLFYTGKPNFFKLLYDAAEHIENLNKFEDKVIRKKATPEQSSKLELSSSIWVSKDQLEVMLVEKISDLEYDNFKLVMERLVSLPYSYRCIDFIEKFRKPLSFQKFALEIPKPSYDEEGRSYITTYECLRKKARGDVTIRSPGTGKITINGKDITYFEDTQSREQVIFPLIFTGMENRVDVECNIEGGGPSGQAGAIRWGIAWGLRSFVDQAMLESMQVAGLLTRDHRRRERKKPGQPGARKKPTWKRR from the coding sequence ATGTCCAATGTTATAAAGTTAACCATCAAACAGGTTATACCTGTTACAAAGTGTTCCTATCCAATTTTATCTAACTCCCTTTACAAACATATACGTAATTACAGTAGTAAAGTGACTACAAATGCAGatgatattttcaataaatttacgGATTGGGAAAGATTAAGTAGGAAAAAAGCTATCAGCAAAGCTATGAAGGCCTACTTAGAAAGAGCTAAAGAACATgatgaatttatgaaaaagcAGCACGTcgaatataatattggtaaaaGGCATCTTGCTAATATGATGGGAGAAGACCCAGAGACATTTACACAGAAAGATGTCGACAGAGCCATTGAATACTTATTTCCAAGTGGCATATATGATCCTGCTGCCCGTCCTTTGATGAAACCACCTGATGAAGTATTTCCAGCTCGAAAAGCCGCAGAATTTGATGAAGCTGGTAGACCTCACCATTTTCTGTTTTACACAGGAAAACCTAATTTcttcaaattattgtatgatGCTGCCGAGCATATCGAAAACCTTAACAAGTTTGAAGATAAAGTTATCAGGAAAAAAGCCACCCCTGAACAAAGTTCCAAGCTTGAATTATCTTCAAGTATTTGGGTTTCTAAAGATCAATTAGAAGTTATGTTAGTGGAGAAAATTTCTGACTTGGAATATGACAATTTCAAATTGGTCATGGAACGACTTGTATCACTACCATATTCTTATAGatgtatagattttatagaaaaattcaGAAAGCCATTGTCTTTTCAGAAATTTGCACTGGAAATTCCTAAACCTAGTTATGATGAGGAGGGTCGATCTTATATTACCACATATGAGTGCTTGAGAAAAAAGGCCAGAGGTGATGTAACCATACGTTCCCCTGGCACTGGCAAAATAACAATCAATGGAAAAGACATCACCTATTTTGAAGATACTCAAAGTAGAGAGCAAGTGATATTTCCATTAATATTTACTGGAATGGAAAATCGAGTTGATGTTGAATGTAATATTGAAGGAGGTGGACCATCAGGTCAAGCTGGTGCAATACGGTGGGGAATAGCATGGGGTCTACGAAGCTTTGTTGATCAAGCAATGCTTGAATCAATGCAAGTTGCAGGTTTGCTTACGAGGGATCACAGAAGAAGGGAACGTAAGAAGCCTGGTCAGCCTGGTGCTAGGAAAAAGCCTACATGGAAGAGGCGTTAA
- the LOC119832034 gene encoding solute carrier family 35 member F5 has product MLTLCHNYYRVLTNNKNSKNEVQDFSRRKYAFGIFILFLVAVLWVVSSELTKYIYTEKKLERPFLVTYIRSSLLFIYLLVLCFTPPTKDPCQPADYTQLVEPTNETDDENFYNEATNSLGDSMFVPVRPGETTDSDDATPRAVRFNKVAEVRVMSAAMAGEALLARLSWSASIRATEYAQRRAAAAATRRHIRLALMFTIPWFISNYLYRLSLLHTSSCSATIYTSTTSAFALTLGALFAQVPTDRFNFSKCVAVLLTAAGLVVLGISESHQSNWLAVLAALGSALCYAVHLLMFRRELRKGDGINSFLLVGIVGCTCGCLIWTFGGVLAVAGVEKAELPSPKLWSWLLLDAALSPLLMESLWLWGRSLTSSQAATGVLATAVPLAACVEAWRAGPSAWHAAAAALSSAGWAAGALDLADIPAPVTWLNVRLRAAEGFTTIRNISDLDEQSEALISDDPT; this is encoded by the exons atgtTGACTTTATGTCATAACTACTACCGCGTAttaacgaataataaaaatagcaaaaatgAGGTACAAGATTTCAGTAGAAGAAAATATGCgtttggtatatttattttattccttgtTGCTGTTTTATGGGTTGTGTCCTCAGAGCTTACAAAG tataTTTACACAGAGAAGAAATTAGAAAGACCATTCCTTGTGACGTATATACGAAGCtcgttattgtttatatacctTTTAGTATTATGCTTTACACCACCTACAAAAGATCCATGTCAACCTGCTGATTACACT CAACTTGTAGAACCAACAAACGAAACAgatgatgaaaatttttataatgaggCGACAAATAGTTTA GGTGACTCTATGTTTGTGCCAGTAAGGCCAGGAGAGACAACAGACAGTGATGATGCAACTCCAAGAGCAGTACGCTTTAACAAAGTTGCAGAG GTCCGCGTCATGTCAGCGGCAATGGCGGGTGAGGCTCTTTTGGCGCGTCTTTCGTGGTCGGCGTCCATACGCGCGACAGAATACGCGCAACGACGGGCCGCCGCAGCTGCCACCCGACGGCATATACGACTTGCACTTATGTTTACAATACCT TGGTTTATATCGAACTATCTTTACCGTTTGAGCTTATTGCACACGTCGAGTTGTTCAGCCACAATCTACACTTCCACGACGAGCGCGTTTGCCCTCACACTTGGCGCGCTTTTCGCACAAGTGCCCACAGACAGATTTAACTTCTCAAAGTGTGTGGCTGTTCTACTTACTGCGGCTGGACTT GTAGTTCTAGGTATATCTGAGAGCCATCAAAGTAATTGGCTGGCCGTGTTAGCGGCGCTGGGCTCCGCCTTGTGCTACGCGGTGCACTTGTTAATGTTCCGACGAGAGTTGAGGAAAGGGGACGGGATTAACTCTTTTTTGCTCGttg gtATAGTTGGATGCACATGTGGTTGCTTAATATGGACATTCGGGGGTGTGCTAGCGGTGGCTGGCGTTGAGAAAGCTGAGCTTCCATCTCCAAAATTATGGAGTTGGTTACTTCTAGATGCCGCCTTGAGTCCACTCCTTATGGAGTCCTTGTGGCTTTG GGGTAGATCGCTGACGTCGTCGCAGGCGGCGACCGGCGTGCTCGCCACCGCCGTGCCGCTGGCGGCGTGCGTGGAGGCGTGGCGCGCGGGGCCCAGCGCGTGGCACGCGGCCGCCGCCGCGCTCTCCTCCGCCGGCTGGGCGGCCGGCGCGCTCGACCTCGCCGACATCCCCGCGCCCGTCACCTGGCTCAACGTGCGCTTGCGAGCCGCTGAGGGGTTCAC GACGATACGAAATATATCAGATTTGGACGAGCAATCAGAAGCACTAATATCGGATGACCCTACGTAA
- the LOC119831693 gene encoding uncharacterized protein LOC119831693: MEVIKLVSKYLNISAGSLCYNTDRVLTTVIDKENVEGFVSILLRLISKSGTKMSQEQMLLSYQWLEHIAMYANQANSNPAFAKNFLQGMNRALEKRSYLTGNHLTVTDVAAFYVVYSLIERLSVPEQESLLHLCRWCKNIQAQPRVCASRPPLPLNTLTLSTLAPAVH, encoded by the exons atggaaGTTATAAAGCttgttagtaaatatttaaatatttctgcCGGTTCACTATGTTATAATACAGACAGG gTTCTTACAACGGTTATTGACAAGGAAAATGTGGAGGGATTCGTCAGTATATTATTACGATTGATATCAAAAAGTGGCACAAAAATGAGTCAGGAACAAATGCTACTCAGTTATCAGTGGTTAGAGCACATAGCAATGTATGCAAACCAAGCAAATTCGAATCCTGCTTTTGCGAAAAATTTTCTTCAA GGTATGAACAGAGCATTAGAGAAAAGAAGTTACCTTACTGGAAATCATTTGACTGTGACTGACGTAGCTGCATTTTATGTGGTATACTCTCTTATT GAACGGTTGAGTGTACCAGAGCAAGAATCACTTTTACACTTATGTAGGTGGTGTAAGAATATACAAGCGCAACCTAGGGTGTGTGCTAGCCGACCCCCTCTACCGCTTAACACTTTGACACTATCAACACTAGCACCTGCCGTACattga
- the LOC119831833 gene encoding uncharacterized protein LOC119831833, which translates to MYRLFVLVPLLTTLVACTGEGNIHLMEEEIEDAIRSCSINIERFRNSKNLNRSRRSYNNIESYPRIDSNTKQETNIYDHERRNATERNQIYVLNGTDYDYLGYGAGDAGEKLIKTIPRPALGNGSYNNSHRIRFNRNKRSEYFLGTDDSDQCLSQCVFANLQTVDSKGIPREAELWNKIQTSVNSQQSRTLLRNQLQSCFQELQTESEENGCSYSNKLDRCLMLRLSDREILFASKNNQSTYQKLSRT; encoded by the exons ATGTAcagattgtttgttttagttCCATTACTAACAACGCTTGTAGCATGTACGGGGGAGGGCAACATCCACCTAATGGAAGAGGAAATAGAGGACGCAATACGTTCTTGCTCCATCAATATAGAGAGATttagaaatagtaaaaatctCAACCGCAGTCGTCGTAGCTACAACAATATTGAGTCGTACCCTCGAATTGATAGCAACACGAAAcaagaaacaaatatatatgacCACGAACGTCGCAATGCAACCGAAAGGAatcaaatatatgttttaaatggcACAGATTATGATTACTTGGGATACGGAGCTGGGGATGCGGGTGAAAAGCTTATCAAAACTATCCCACGTCCAGCACTCGGCAACGGTAGCTATAACAACAGCCACCGTATTCGCTTCAACAGAAACAAACGTAGCGAATATTTTCTAGGCACAGATGACTCTGATcag TGCCTGAGTCAGTGTGTGTTCGCCAACTTACAAAct GTTGACAGCAAAGGTATACCCAGAGAAGCAGAATTGTGGAACAAAATACAGACTTCAGTAAATTCACAACAATCGCGCACCCTACTAAGAAATCAACTACAGTCTTGCTTTCAAGAGTTGCAAactg AATCTGAAGAAAATGGGTGTTCCTACTCTAACAAATTAGACCGCTGTTTGATGCTACGCCTTTCAGAtcgtgaaatattatttgcatcCAAAAATAACCAATCAACATACCAAAAATTATCAAGAACATGA
- the LOC119831911 gene encoding uncharacterized protein LOC119831911 codes for MFMWWFCSSLRPAESTVLDPALYLAPSPPLTPITGNVPGILWTQISKQDPKHKPIGNSDAINELDTSTAIDKESMEGADTFWPRFGASYGLQSIPLQFHLTGTYGGFGGTGVIGSSYASVPSTRNTFGKPYFAGSGYGSYGGNSVRVFGSNNSPVWSGWGNGKWGHYGKGK; via the exons ATGTTCATGTGGTGGTTCTGTAGCAGTTTACGACCAGCGGAGAGCACGGTCCTCGATCCTGCATTATACCTCGCCCCTAGCCCTCCTCTCACCCCCATTACAGGCAACGTACCAGGAATATTGTGGACGCAAATATCAAAACAAGATCCCAAACATAAGCCTATTGGAAACTCTGACGCTATTAACGAAT tgGATACATCGACAGCGATTGACAAAGAGTCTATGGAAGGGGCAGACACATTTTGGCCACGTTTTGGAGCAAGTTATGGTCTTCAGAGTATTCCATTACAATTTCACTTAACTGGTACTTATGGAGGTTTTGGTGGGACTGGCGTGATTGGAAGTAGTTATGCTAGTGTACCTAGTACTAGGAACACCTTCGGAAAACCGTATTTTGCAGGCAGCGGATACGGATCTTATGGAGGAAATAGTGTGAGGGTTTTTGGTTCCAATAACAGTCCAGTCTGGAGCGGTTGGGGTAACGGCAAGTGGGGTCACTATGGAAAGGGGAAATGA